Proteins encoded by one window of Actinocorallia herbida:
- a CDS encoding DNA-binding protein, with protein MNETIDDPSEGGTAQELKAGAYLHPDTADPGAGVPITARAYRRPGLPGRTVVRLVPERIGAAEDAAAAFHGLERFGPAEVVGFGASRSLAFPGWALVHHPQDASRALALLPEIDRLSGLAAARPRAALDGFLALGERIAESLPHLLPTYFERAAREFVAAGQPACAVRMFTAARKAEDVHGLPIDWDRLDEVFTEFSLTGVLPSVSLSDHSRALALRLPADEALARYLRLAVRRTSGGVPPAVSMVTDLRRLAKAASADTGRIECDHLAELLTFPATALAPQNWWTKQRTTLKALARERPEVRRVLLDLTPAVLRHLTFRATWRTRTGLVESWIGVLEESGATSLLADGAAGEDVEGGALGFLEGVLEALGEDFSRRSILLEALITPMAGRLRTEIAERGAPLACPGNVDLLDLLLGLGLPVAVPTWRGVDLTAWTRDENRRDLAALCADERFAESLRYAVSRAHHHGSEHERILYASAALRPHLRGLALERARHAAEPALPTWGALTRVQELRPEILRTAGAEARTALLSVDPAGLLARTLRGGLFAELVWPALEEAMAELFPPRGAGDPLIAEEWPYLVLAGDRRAMVLDGSGVVLDHELRAPARRPLGFRFVDGRLLVQWRAVDGEISGYWHTEPHRVLRLAGDHLNGQILNGPWRSPQISLDAPDGGRLTGTSVIRPGKAAAPGSAELVSDGEAFWARVPQPEGPAWHRLDPGTGRPAEPGMPDFFAAPGEAFLDGFLAPFPELGPTPVGAVVGGLFGQRTVRLPDGTARGEDLAGRTTPALAGYGTLWPLTLPGDDAPRALARDGEGEYGRCRLIGPDGLVLADTLLSGRLKERFRIPPAHYWVRLRPRDESGSRALRRVDRDLAARLMAGPEEAVEERVRAELPGVGDAVLIEGIANAVADAMRMAARLTEVKEHVDGLLEPVPGVPAERPASPEDQAVFRAVDGLREDQSGRSFGGRPAETAHLLWRLAGFREGRYGPVGAWIELPVQDLDLTWAPDALAAFTLLAASGIVPEPNRAALRELLALLDAAGLVDADPAAWRLFRVRPGTAEAERAPRRGYQREGGAFFAVVGEEKGAIDAPTEYWAVCHDPSGGFEAPGEYEVLKVLPYAECTTGVPIAETLALLDAQGPAPWHAASAKEFARLTGATPTIAGLVVSGLIGLSGRTNSSQLDGVRKVLGPNAAEIAAAQSSLRTLPGKVRRALVGALLPAEPALLWSRGPDVAAAAEVWNGSVPWRTMVPEDLLTTAEQVFGTGTGAQRHLRAVLDPANAPSLSLDVEFLPRGYGFEPVVREGFTAAVLESSVRTLAWLAHRLPAGDRLRTLLPAGLAAVRERLAHPGLVLGLPDQIDIADFKKAVGEAPEEEGDGWERYGAILLKTGVSRYRPGLLVARLADEPRLPLLRGEPHAVEIAFRTALDERFAALLADPGDPAEGDRLKDGIWWPQDPSRSVPEVVAEAAERYGVSRDAAAVYLMLLAMPDPTDRHTARWTGWRPARLAAARKELAATDLVAMVRRPKAGRGLFLPCPWAEADGPRVPMEEWKQALYPFSARGTAPLTAVVPTEPVADVYRRAWRRIAEGDRPRFTDQEPPPGTPAR; from the coding sequence GTGAACGAGACCATCGACGACCCGTCCGAAGGCGGAACCGCCCAGGAGCTGAAGGCGGGCGCCTACCTGCACCCGGACACCGCCGACCCGGGTGCGGGCGTTCCCATCACCGCCCGTGCCTACCGGCGGCCCGGTCTTCCCGGGCGCACGGTCGTCCGGCTGGTTCCGGAGCGGATCGGCGCGGCCGAGGACGCCGCGGCCGCCTTCCACGGACTGGAGCGATTCGGGCCCGCCGAGGTCGTCGGGTTCGGGGCGAGCCGGAGCCTGGCGTTCCCCGGGTGGGCGCTGGTGCATCATCCGCAGGACGCGTCCCGCGCGCTCGCGCTGCTCCCGGAGATCGACCGGTTGTCCGGCCTGGCGGCGGCCCGCCCGCGGGCCGCCCTCGACGGGTTCCTCGCGCTCGGCGAGCGGATCGCCGAGTCGCTGCCGCACCTCCTGCCGACGTACTTCGAGCGCGCGGCCAGGGAGTTCGTGGCCGCCGGGCAGCCCGCCTGCGCGGTCCGCATGTTCACCGCGGCCCGCAAAGCCGAGGACGTCCACGGCCTGCCGATCGACTGGGACAGGCTCGACGAGGTCTTCACGGAGTTCTCCCTGACAGGGGTGCTTCCTTCGGTGTCGCTCTCGGACCACTCCCGGGCACTCGCCTTGCGCCTTCCCGCGGACGAGGCCTTGGCGCGGTACCTGCGCCTCGCCGTGCGGCGGACGTCGGGCGGCGTGCCCCCGGCGGTGTCGATGGTCACCGACCTCCGGCGGCTCGCGAAGGCCGCGTCCGCGGACACCGGCCGGATCGAGTGCGACCACCTCGCCGAACTGCTGACGTTCCCGGCCACCGCGCTCGCACCGCAGAACTGGTGGACGAAGCAGCGGACGACGCTGAAGGCGCTGGCCAGGGAACGCCCCGAGGTCCGCCGCGTCCTGCTCGACCTCACCCCGGCCGTCCTGCGGCATCTCACCTTCCGCGCCACCTGGCGCACCAGGACCGGGCTCGTCGAATCCTGGATCGGCGTCCTGGAGGAGAGCGGCGCCACCTCGCTGCTCGCGGACGGGGCGGCGGGCGAGGACGTCGAGGGCGGCGCGCTGGGCTTCCTCGAAGGCGTGCTGGAGGCGCTCGGTGAGGACTTCTCCAGGAGGTCGATCCTCCTGGAGGCCCTGATCACGCCGATGGCGGGCCGGTTGCGGACCGAGATCGCCGAGCGGGGCGCTCCCTTGGCGTGCCCCGGGAACGTCGACCTGCTCGACCTGCTGCTCGGGCTCGGCCTGCCCGTCGCCGTTCCCACCTGGCGCGGGGTGGACCTCACCGCATGGACCCGGGACGAGAACCGCCGTGATCTCGCCGCGCTGTGCGCCGACGAGCGCTTCGCCGAGAGCCTTCGTTACGCGGTCAGCAGGGCGCACCACCACGGCAGCGAGCACGAGAGGATCCTCTACGCGTCGGCCGCGCTGCGCCCGCACCTGCGGGGCCTCGCCCTGGAGCGGGCGCGGCACGCCGCCGAACCCGCGCTCCCCACGTGGGGCGCGCTCACGAGAGTCCAGGAGCTCCGCCCCGAGATCCTGCGCACCGCCGGTGCGGAGGCGCGCACCGCGCTGCTGTCGGTGGACCCCGCCGGCCTGCTGGCCAGGACCCTGCGCGGCGGCCTGTTCGCCGAACTCGTCTGGCCCGCCCTGGAGGAGGCCATGGCCGAGCTCTTCCCGCCGCGCGGCGCGGGCGATCCGCTGATCGCCGAGGAGTGGCCCTACCTGGTCCTGGCCGGAGACAGACGCGCCATGGTCCTGGACGGCTCCGGGGTCGTCCTCGACCACGAGCTGCGGGCGCCCGCCCGCCGCCCGCTCGGCTTCCGCTTCGTGGACGGTCGGCTGCTCGTCCAGTGGCGGGCCGTGGACGGCGAGATCTCCGGGTACTGGCACACGGAGCCCCACCGGGTGCTGCGCCTGGCGGGCGACCACCTCAACGGCCAGATCCTGAACGGCCCCTGGAGGTCCCCGCAGATCAGCCTGGACGCGCCGGACGGAGGCCGGCTGACCGGCACGTCGGTGATCCGGCCGGGAAAGGCGGCCGCGCCCGGCTCGGCCGAGCTCGTCTCGGACGGCGAGGCGTTCTGGGCGCGCGTCCCGCAGCCGGAAGGACCCGCCTGGCACAGGCTCGACCCGGGCACCGGGCGGCCCGCCGAGCCCGGCATGCCGGACTTCTTCGCCGCGCCCGGCGAAGCCTTCCTGGACGGCTTCCTCGCGCCCTTCCCCGAGCTGGGCCCGACCCCGGTCGGCGCGGTCGTCGGCGGGCTGTTCGGGCAGCGCACCGTCCGGCTGCCCGACGGCACCGCGCGCGGCGAGGACCTCGCCGGCCGCACCACCCCGGCGCTGGCCGGATACGGCACGCTGTGGCCGCTGACCCTGCCGGGCGACGACGCGCCGCGTGCGCTCGCCCGCGACGGAGAGGGTGAATACGGCCGCTGCCGCCTGATCGGCCCGGACGGCCTCGTCCTCGCCGACACCCTGCTGTCCGGCAGGCTCAAGGAGCGGTTCCGCATTCCGCCGGCGCACTACTGGGTCCGGCTCCGGCCCCGTGACGAGAGCGGATCGAGGGCGCTGCGCCGGGTCGACCGGGACCTCGCCGCACGTCTCATGGCGGGGCCGGAGGAGGCCGTCGAGGAGCGCGTGCGCGCCGAACTGCCCGGGGTGGGCGACGCGGTGCTCATCGAGGGCATCGCGAACGCCGTCGCGGACGCGATGCGGATGGCCGCCCGGCTGACGGAGGTGAAGGAGCACGTCGACGGGCTGCTCGAGCCGGTCCCCGGCGTTCCCGCCGAGCGTCCGGCATCGCCCGAAGACCAAGCGGTGTTCCGTGCCGTCGACGGTCTGCGCGAGGACCAGAGCGGCCGCTCTTTCGGGGGTCGGCCGGCCGAGACCGCGCACCTGCTGTGGAGGCTCGCCGGGTTTCGGGAGGGCAGGTACGGCCCGGTCGGCGCGTGGATCGAGCTGCCCGTCCAGGACCTCGACCTGACCTGGGCGCCCGACGCCCTCGCGGCCTTCACGCTGCTGGCCGCGTCCGGGATCGTGCCGGAGCCCAACCGGGCCGCCCTGCGGGAGCTGCTCGCCCTGCTCGACGCCGCGGGTCTCGTCGACGCCGATCCGGCGGCCTGGCGGCTGTTCAGGGTCCGGCCGGGGACGGCGGAGGCCGAGCGCGCGCCCCGCCGCGGGTACCAGCGCGAGGGAGGGGCGTTCTTCGCCGTCGTGGGAGAGGAGAAAGGGGCGATCGACGCGCCGACGGAGTACTGGGCGGTCTGCCATGATCCGTCGGGTGGGTTCGAGGCGCCGGGGGAGTACGAGGTCCTGAAGGTGCTCCCTTATGCCGAGTGCACGACGGGCGTCCCCATCGCGGAGACGCTGGCGCTGCTCGACGCGCAGGGGCCCGCCCCGTGGCACGCCGCTTCGGCCAAGGAGTTCGCGAGGCTGACCGGGGCGACGCCGACGATCGCCGGGCTCGTGGTGTCCGGCCTCATCGGCCTCTCCGGACGCACAAACTCCTCCCAGCTCGACGGGGTGCGCAAGGTGCTCGGCCCCAATGCCGCCGAGATCGCGGCCGCCCAGTCGTCCCTGCGGACCCTGCCGGGGAAGGTGCGCCGCGCGCTCGTCGGCGCGCTGCTGCCCGCCGAACCCGCGCTGCTGTGGAGCCGGGGCCCGGACGTGGCCGCCGCCGCCGAGGTGTGGAACGGGAGCGTCCCCTGGCGCACGATGGTGCCCGAGGACCTCCTCACCACCGCGGAGCAGGTGTTCGGAACCGGGACGGGGGCGCAGCGCCACCTGCGCGCGGTGCTCGACCCGGCGAACGCCCCGAGCCTTTCGCTGGACGTGGAGTTCCTGCCGCGCGGCTACGGTTTCGAGCCCGTTGTCCGGGAGGGGTTCACCGCGGCCGTGCTGGAGTCCTCGGTGCGGACGCTGGCCTGGCTGGCGCACCGGCTGCCCGCGGGCGACCGGCTGCGGACGCTGCTCCCGGCGGGGCTCGCCGCTGTGCGCGAGCGCCTCGCCCACCCCGGGCTCGTCCTCGGGCTGCCGGACCAGATCGACATCGCGGACTTCAAGAAGGCGGTGGGAGAGGCCCCCGAGGAGGAGGGCGACGGATGGGAGCGGTACGGCGCGATCCTCCTCAAAACCGGCGTCTCCCGGTACCGGCCCGGCCTCCTCGTCGCGCGGCTGGCGGACGAGCCGCGGTTGCCCCTGCTGCGCGGCGAGCCGCATGCCGTCGAGATCGCCTTCCGGACGGCGCTCGACGAGCGTTTCGCGGCGCTGCTCGCCGACCCGGGCGACCCCGCCGAAGGCGACCGGCTCAAGGACGGCATCTGGTGGCCCCAGGACCCGTCGAGGTCCGTGCCCGAGGTCGTGGCCGAGGCCGCCGAGCGGTACGGCGTCTCCCGGGACGCCGCGGCGGTGTACCTCATGCTGCTGGCGATGCCCGACCCGACCGACCGCCACACCGCCCGCTGGACCGGGTGGCGGCCCGCCCGCCTGGCCGCGGCCCGCAAGGAGCTCGCCGCCACCGACCTCGTCGCGATGGTCCGCCGCCCGAAGGCGGGCCGCGGCCTGTTCCTGCCCTGCCCGTGGGCCGAGGCCGACGGCCCCCGGGTGCCGATGGAGGAGTGGAAGCAGGCCCTCTACCCCTTCTCCGCCCGCGGCACCGCCCCGCTGACCGCCGTCGTCCCCACCGAACCCGTCGCCGACGTGTACCGCCGCGCCTGGCGCCGGATCGCCGAAGGCGACCGGCCCCGCTTCACCGACCAGGAACCCCCACCCGGGACTCCGGCCCGCTGA